In a single window of the Heliangelus exortis chromosome 1, bHelExo1.hap1, whole genome shotgun sequence genome:
- the GJA3 gene encoding gap junction alpha-3 protein, whose translation MGDWSFLGRLLENAQEHSTVIGKVWLTVLFIFRILVLGAAAEEVWGDEQSDFTCNTQQPGCENVCYDKAFPISHIRFWVLQIIFVSTPTLIYLGHVLHIVRMEEKRKEKEEMKKKGSIKDSSYPGAAASGSGGGGGSNNIRDPFGKKGKEKLPIRDERGRIRMGGALLRTYVFNIIFKTLFEVGFIVGQYFLYGFELKPVYQCSRSPCPHTVDCFISRPTEKTIFIIFMLVVASVSLLLNMLEMYHLGWKKLKQGVTSRYSLEMPVATMTPVMVTGEPKPVSLPPPAPPVVVTTSTPPPVLPDTRAVTPLLAPVTMAPYYAAATPRPRPPSNTASMASYPVAPPVPEERHRAVTPTPISTPVTIPTPIPTPTPAVISYFNSNSHALVAEQNWVNMTAEQQGKVPSSSAGSSTPSSVQHPLPEQEEPPEQLLPPPAGPPVAVANSGSSTSLSGASGSKWDVEGEEELPEARPISAACTTVEMHEPPLLVDTRRLSRASKSSSCRARSDDLAV comes from the coding sequence ATGGGTGACTGGAGCTTTCTGGGGAGACTGTTAGAGAATGCACAGGAACACTCCACGGTTATTGGCAAGGTTTGGCTGACGGTACTGTTTATCTTCAGGatcctggtgctgggggctgctgctgaggaggtcTGGGGAGATGAGCAGTCAGACTTTACGTGCAACACTCAGCAACCTGGGTGTGAAAATGTTTGCTATGACAAAGCCTTCCCCATTTCTCACATCCGCTTCTGGGTGCTGCAAATCATTTTTGTCTCCACTCCAACCCTTATCTACTTGGGCCACGTGCTGCACATTGTACGcatggaggagaagaggaaagaaaaagaagagatgaaaaagaaggGAAGCATCAAAGACAGCAGCTACCCAGGAGCCGCAGCTTCTGGCAGTGGTGGTGGAGGAGGCAGCAATAACATCAGGGATCCCTTTGgcaaaaaggggaaggaaaagctcCCAATCCGTGATGAACGCGGTAGAATCCGTATGGGGGGTGCCCTGCTCCGTACCTACGTCTTTAACATCATTTTCAAGACACTCTTTGAGGTGGGCTTCATTGTGGGCCAGTACTTCCTATATGGCTTTGAGCTAAAGCCAGTCTATCAGTGCAGCCGCTCACCTTGTCCACACACGGTGGACTGCTTCATCTCAAGGCCCACTGAGAAGAccatcttcatcatcttcatgtTGGTGGTGGCCTCtgtctccctgctgctgaaCATGCTTGAGATGTATCACTTGGGGTGGAAGAAACTTAAGCAGGGCGTGACAAGCCGGTACAGCCTTGAGATGCCTGTCGCAACAATGACACCAGTCATGGTAACAGGGGAGCCCAAACCCGTTtccctgccaccaccagcaccacctgTGGTGGTAACGACTTCCACTCCCCCCCCTGTTCTGCCTGATACCCGTGCTGTCACACCACTCCTGGCCCCAGTGACCATGGCGCCATACTACGCTGCAGCTACTCCAAGGCCACGGCCCCCCTCCAATACAGCCTCCATGGCCAGCTACCCTGTTGCTCCACCAGTTCCTGAGGAGAGGCACCGTGCCGTGACTCCCACGCCCATCTCCACTCCGGTCACCATCCCGACCCCCATCCCCACGCCCACGCCAGCCGTCATCAGCTACTTCAACAGCAACAGCCATGCCCTGGTGGCCGAGCAGAACTGGGTCAACATgacagctgagcagcaggggAAGGTGCCCTCCAGCTCCGCAGGCTCCTCTACTCCCAGCAGTGTCCAGCACCCCCTTCCTGAGCAGGAAGAGCcaccagagcagctgctcccacCCCCAGCTGGGCCTCCCGTTGCTGTGGCCAACAGcggcagcagcaccagcctgaGCGGGGCGAGTGGCAGCAAGTGGGACgtggagggtgaggaggagctgCCCGAGGCACGACCGATCTCAGCGGCCTGCACCACCGTGGAGATGCATGAGCCCCCACTGCTTGTAGACACGCGGCGCTTGAGCAGGGCCAGTAAGTcgagcagctgcagagccaggtcAGACGACCTGGCCGTGTAG